The proteins below come from a single Halomonas binhaiensis genomic window:
- a CDS encoding RimK family protein — translation MCALRIVVDRSDDWRPYYPTDDLIEADTFLAQIEHTPKRVINLCTNLDYLGRGYYVSLLAQARGSRVLPSVDTLNTLRRKSTTAMQLEGLAPALEELNDLLRDECMDSITIEVMFGECHDSRLSRFSRRLFERLPCPLLEARLERRITGWRLLRVRPLSLKSLNVDSQELFSRALNRYSRDIWRTPRSKRRYRFDLAMLVNPEERLPPSNKGALKEFIRAGRRCGIDVALITHRDAGRLAEFDGLFLRETTALDHHTWRLARRAEHEGLSVIDAPQDILRCTNKVYLHELLRTKGVPTPKAQLLQRSSTVRLKHQAQTMDYPLVLKVPDGSFSRGIVKVSSSDELVREAQRLFASSDLLLLQEWLPTEFDWRIGVLNGTPLFASRYFMARGHWQIYDHSGKSVKSGGFTTHAIEDVPKAVIKTALKATRLIGNGLYGVDLKQIGDRVVVIEINDNPNIDAGIEDAVLGRKLYENIMAVFLQRMENRGRGRTG, via the coding sequence ATGTGTGCTCTGAGAATCGTCGTCGATCGCAGCGACGACTGGCGTCCCTATTACCCGACCGATGACCTGATAGAGGCCGACACCTTTCTGGCTCAGATCGAGCACACGCCCAAACGCGTCATCAACCTGTGCACCAACCTGGATTATCTCGGTCGTGGTTACTACGTGTCATTGCTTGCCCAGGCACGAGGTTCTCGGGTATTGCCCAGCGTCGATACGCTGAACACCTTGCGCAGGAAGTCCACCACCGCCATGCAGCTTGAAGGCCTGGCCCCAGCCCTTGAGGAACTGAACGACCTGCTGCGCGATGAATGCATGGACAGCATCACCATCGAGGTCATGTTCGGCGAATGCCACGACTCACGCCTTTCCAGGTTCTCGCGTCGCCTGTTCGAACGTCTGCCCTGCCCTCTGCTGGAAGCACGGTTAGAACGCAGGATTACCGGCTGGCGCCTGCTTCGAGTTCGTCCTCTATCGCTCAAAAGCTTGAATGTGGACAGCCAGGAGCTGTTCTCGCGAGCCCTTAATCGTTATTCCCGCGACATCTGGCGTACACCACGTTCCAAGCGTCGCTATCGTTTCGACCTGGCCATGCTGGTCAATCCCGAAGAGCGTCTGCCGCCCAGCAACAAAGGTGCCCTGAAGGAATTCATCCGGGCAGGTCGGCGCTGCGGTATCGATGTGGCCTTGATCACGCATCGCGATGCCGGCCGACTGGCCGAATTCGATGGCCTTTTCCTGCGTGAGACCACCGCGCTGGATCACCATACCTGGCGCCTGGCCCGGCGCGCCGAGCACGAAGGCCTGAGCGTCATCGATGCACCGCAGGACATCCTGCGTTGCACCAACAAGGTATATCTTCACGAGCTGCTGCGCACAAAGGGAGTACCAACGCCCAAGGCTCAACTACTGCAACGCAGTTCAACCGTGCGCTTGAAGCATCAGGCCCAGACCATGGATTACCCGCTGGTACTCAAGGTTCCGGATGGCTCCTTCTCTCGTGGGATCGTCAAGGTCTCATCATCAGACGAGCTGGTACGCGAAGCCCAGCGACTGTTCGCCAGTTCAGACCTGCTTCTGCTGCAGGAGTGGTTGCCGACAGAATTCGACTGGCGAATTGGTGTACTGAACGGCACCCCACTCTTTGCCAGCCGCTATTTCATGGCACGAGGGCATTGGCAGATCTATGATCACTCCGGCAAGAGCGTGAAAAGCGGGGGTTTTACTACCCATGCCATTGAAGACGTACCGAAGGCGGTGATAAAGACCGCGCTCAAGGCCACCCGGCTGATTGGTAATGGGCTGTATGGTGTTGACCTGAAACAGATCGGCGATCGCGTGGTGGTCATCGAGATCAACGACAACCCGAATATCGATGCCGGCATCGAAGATGCGGTACTGGGCAGGAAACTCTACGAAAACATCATGGCAGTGTTTCTCCAGCGCATGGAAAACCGTGGCCGAGGGCGCACGGGCTGA
- the cobO gene encoding cob(I)yrinic acid a,c-diamide adenosyltransferase, producing MTDRDTRHKNAMQKLKQHVDDKVAAATEERGLLMVFTGNGKGKTTAAWGTVTRALGYGYRVGVVQFIKGLWECGERERLVEDLNLDVAIMATGFTWDTQNRESDTAACLEVWREAERMLADPEVYLVVLDELTYMLKFGYLDIATVTAALENRPSDQTVIITGRNAHRDLLAMADTITEMQEVRHAFNNGLKARRGIDF from the coding sequence ATGACGGACCGTGACACTCGCCACAAGAATGCCATGCAGAAGCTCAAACAGCATGTCGACGACAAAGTCGCAGCGGCCACCGAGGAACGAGGCCTGCTGATGGTCTTCACCGGCAATGGCAAGGGCAAGACCACCGCTGCCTGGGGCACCGTGACTCGCGCCCTGGGCTATGGCTATCGTGTCGGCGTGGTGCAGTTCATCAAGGGCTTGTGGGAGTGTGGCGAACGCGAACGACTTGTCGAAGACCTCAATCTCGATGTGGCTATCATGGCGACCGGCTTTACCTGGGATACCCAGAACCGGGAAAGCGACACAGCCGCCTGCCTGGAAGTCTGGCGCGAGGCAGAACGCATGCTGGCGGACCCGGAGGTCTACCTGGTGGTACTCGATGAACTTACCTACATGCTCAAGTTTGGTTATCTGGATATCGCCACGGTCACCGCCGCACTGGAAAACCGGCCCAGCGACCAGACAGTGATCATCACCGGACGCAACGCCCATCGCGACCTGCTGGCCATGGCCGACACCATCACCGAAATGCAGGAAGTCCGTCATGCCTTTAATAACGGTTTGAAAGCCCGACGCGGTATCGACTTTTGA